From a region of the Castanea sativa cultivar Marrone di Chiusa Pesio chromosome 10, ASM4071231v1 genome:
- the LOC142611972 gene encoding protein FAR1-RELATED SEQUENCE 5-like, producing the protein MAKHWVCTLVYSVSTLKHDDIVVRGGVKTVKYTEKWSDLEEAQVKPIDGSPNTPSKHNKDIKAPMIGMKFDCDDSAYEFYKQYAHRMGFSVRKQYVKRGSAGHIKRRTFCCSKQGERAIDKRREQVSFHHPISRIGCLAQMTCQLQKDGMLEVVSFHEQHNHEFAPSPMKHMLRSNRKITPAQQAFADDAEKSGVSIKQTIDLLSMQVGGYENLGFLNIDYKNHVNSKRREALKRGDGRAVMDHFRKMQLEDPSYFYSIQLDDDNQILNIFWADSRSIVDYGHFGDVICFDTTYRTNSYGRPFAPFIGVNHHKQSIIFGVALLYDETIMSFKWLFETFLSAMSGKQPRTIFTDQSAAMANAIEDVFPESNHRLCVWHIYQNAAKRLHHIFNSSSQFRNDLSNCVYDFEDENEWIVAWNNMLETYDLIDNPWLREMFDVKEKWCMVYGRHMFTADMKSTQRSESINGVLKKYLKPKYGLLQFFGHYSRVLSDKRSQELQAEFKMRQTTPASLFDFEMLRHAAKLYTPEIFKMFQDEYVKIVDCTIYKASKSDSITEYRVKYRNKTQEHLVKYEASTTTVQCSCMKFSFLGILCSHALKVLDKKNVKRIPAHYVLKRWTQDAKVGSIKDYRGIDIKGSAQESVGKRLSYLSHKCLQINTFAAEREMMYEYVDKCFDKLLKDLQEMRIRCCLSSMEGEVHGEVVPENVLQGDGGFESHVDISQDIRGIKTKPTVGRPRGRLKSSLERKKRKSQSKNDQLKKTSGARQVQSRGGLNRVDSSVNINSHKEHSNVEQPSQLVDNITQESFSCSNLVGQDNVVGLNGLNQESFDCEFLVGEDHVGLYGLNQVSGDPDIDNH; encoded by the exons ATGGCCAAACACTGGGTTTGTACTTTGGTTTACTCCGTCTCAACTCTCAAGCATGATGATATCGTGGTCCGTGGAGGGGTAAAGACTGTAAAGTACACTGAGAAGTGGAGTGATTTG GAAGAAGCTCAAGTCAAACCTATTGATGGCAGTCCAAACACCCCAAGTAAACACAATAAGGATATTAAGGCACCAATGAttggaatgaaatttgattgtgATGATAGTGCATATGAGTTTTACAAACAATATGCTCATAGAATGGGTTTTAGTGTAAGAAAACAGTATGTTAAGCGAGGAAGTGCTGGACATATTAAGAGGAGAACATTTTGTTGTTCAAAACAAGGTGAACGAGCTATTGACAAACGTCGTGAACAGGTATCTTTCCATCACCCAATTTCACGAATTGGTTGTTTAGCACAAATGACTTGTCAACTTCAAAAGGATGGTATGTTAGAAGTTGTTTCTTTTCACGAACAACATAATCATGAGTTTGCTCCTTCTCCAATGAAACACATGTTAAGATCAAATAGGAAAATTACACCTGCCCAACAAGCTTTTGCGGATGATGCAGAAAAATCTGGGGTATCAATAAAACAAACCATAGATTTGTTGAGCATGCAAGTTGGTGGTTATGAAAATCTTGGGTTTCTGAATATTGACTATAAAAATCATGTAAATTCCAAGAGGAGAGAGGCTTTAAAGAGAGGAGATGGTCGTGCTGTGATGGATCACTTTAGAAAGATGCAATTAGAAGATCcatcttatttttattctataCAACTTGATGATGataatcaaattttgaatattttttgggcTGATTCTAGATCTATAGTTGATTATGGACACTTTGGAGATGTTATATGTTTTGACACCACTTATCGAACAAATTCATATGGTCGACCCTTTGCTCCATTCATTGGGGTTAATCATCATAAACAATCAATTATCTTTGGTGTAGCTTTACTTTATGATGAAACTATAATGTCATTCAAGTGGttgtttgaaacttttttgAGTGCAATGTCAGGGAAACAACCAAGAACTATATTTACAGATCAATCTGCTGCAATGGCTAATGCAATAGAAGATGTGTTTCCTGAATCAAATCATCGTCTATGTGTGTGGCATATTTATCAGAATGCTGCTAAGCGTCTACATCATATATTTAATTCATCAAGCCAATTTCGAAATGATCTTAGTAATTGTGTGTATGattttgaagatgaaaatgaatggaTAGTTGCTTGGAATAACATGCTTGAGACATATGATCTAATTGATAATCCATGGTTGCGTGAAATGTTTGATGTGAAAGAGAAATGGTGTATGGTATATGGTCGACATATGTTCACTGCTGATATGAAAAGCACTCAACGCAGTGAGTCAATAAATGGTGTGTTGAAGAAATACTTGAAGCCAAAATATGgtcttttgcaattttttggACATTACTCTAGAGTATTGTCTGATAAGCGAAGTCAAGAACTACAAGCAGAGTTCAAAATGAGGCAAACAACACCAGCTTCACTATTTGATTTTGAGATGTTGAGACATGCTGCAAAGTTGTACACTCCAGAAATATTCAAAATGTTTCAAGATGAatatgtgaagattgtggattGTACTATTTACAAGGCTAGTAAATCTGATTCTATCACAGAATATAGAGTGAAATATCGAAACAAAACTCAAGAGCACTTAGTCAAATATGAAGCCTCAACAACGACAGTCCAATGCAGTTGCATGAAGTTTAGTTTTTTGGGAATTCTATGTTCCCATGCTTTGAAAGTTCTTGACAAGAAAAATGTTAAGAGAATTCCAGCCCATTATGTATTGAAAAGGTGGACACAAGATGCAAAGGTTGGTTCTATCAAGGACTATCGTGGCATTGATATTAAAGGTAGTGCTCAAGAGTCAGTGGGAAAGCGTCTTTCTTATTTAAGTCACAAATGTCTTCAAATTAACACATTTGCagcagagagagagatgatGTATGAATATGTTGATAAATGTTTTGACAAATTATTGAAGGATTTGCAAGAAATGAGAATTAGATGTTGTTTGTCCTCTATGGAGGGTGAGGTCCATGGTGAAGTTGTTCCCGAGAATGTTTTACAAGGTGATGGTGGATTTGAGTCACATGTGGACATTTCTCAAGACATACGTGGGATCAAAACAAAACCTACTGTAGGTCGACCAAGAGGAAGGTTGAAAAGTTcattagaaaggaaaaaaagaaaatctcaaaGTAAGAACGATCAACTCAAAAAGACTAGTGGAGCAAGACAAGTTCAATCACGTGGTGGCTTAAATAGA GTTGATTCCTCTGTTAATATTAATTCTCACAAAGAACATAGTAATGTTGAACAACCATCACAATTAGTAGATAACATAACTCAG GAATCTTTCAGTTGTAGTAATTTGGTTGGACAAGACAATGTTGTTGGGTTAAATGGTCTGAATCAG GAATCTTTTGATTGTGAATTTTTGGTTGGAGAAGATCACGTTGGGTTATATGGCTTGAATCAG GTTTCAGGAGATCCTGATATTGACAACCATTGA
- the LOC142613403 gene encoding light-harvesting complex-like protein 3 isotype 1, chloroplastic: MSISLALFSPPTQPLPLFSSSPSKPHLTLKPHLSLRPSKFLTTTKASAENGAGTSPSAATALEIQPDQKVAETRQQVVQKGESSVGANGSAGAVEIEEDNVLSQFMDPKWVGGTWDLSQFQKDGKTDWDAVIDAEARRRKWLEGNPETSSNDAPIVFDTSIIPWWAWIKRFHLPEAELLNGRAAMIGFFMAYLVDSLTGVGLVDQMGNFFCKTLLFIAVVGVLLIRKNEDLENLKKLLDETTFYDKQWQATWQDEKPGSSKN, translated from the exons ATGTCCATTTCCTTGGCCTTGTTTTCTCCTCCAACCCAACCCCTACCCCTCTTTTCCTCTTCCCCTTCCAAACCCCACCTAACTCTTAAGCCCCACCTCTCTCTCAGACCATCCAAGTTCCTCACCACTACCAAGGCCTCAGCTGAAAATGGTGCTGGAACTTCACCCTCAGCTGCTACTGCACTTGAAATACAACCAGACCAGAAGGTAGCTGAAACTCGCCAGCAGGTGGTTCAGAAAGGTGAGAGCTCTGTTGGAGCCAATGGGTCTGCGGGGGCAGTGGAAATTGAAGAAGATAATGTTTTGAGTCAGTTTATGGACCCCAAATGGGTTGGTGGGACTTGGGACTTGAGCCAGTTTCAGAAAGATGGAAAGACTGACTGGGATGCTGTTATTGATGCTG AGGCTAGGAGAAGAAAATGGCTTGAGGGTAACCCAGAAACATCCAGTAATGATGCCCCCATAGTTTTTGACACATCTATCATACCTTGGTGGGCATGGATAAAACGGTTCCATCTACCTGAAGCAGAACTACTTAATG GCCGCGCTGCAATGATAGGCTTCTTCATGGCTTATCTGGTTGATAGCTTGACTGGGGTGGGTTTGGTTGACCAAATGGGCAACTTCTTTTGTAAAACTCTACTGTTTATAGCTGTTGTTGGAGTCCTTCTGATCCGGAAGAATGAAGATTTAGAGAATTTAAAGAAACTGCTGGATGAGACAACCTTTTATGACAAGCAATGGCAGGCAACGTGGCAGGACGAGAAGCCTGGCAGTTCTAAGAATTGA